A region of the Defluviitalea raffinosedens genome:
CAGCTTCTTGCAGCAGCTCTGCTTGTAATTGCTTTGGCAAACCCCTATTTGACCGGGAAATGGGAAAAGTCAGGGAATTACATATTCATTCTTGACAGTTCCATGAGTATGCAGGCAGAAGATGAAAAACCTAATCGGTTTGAAAACGCAAAGAATCAAATGGAACACATTATTAACTCTTTGGAGCCCAATGCAGAAATTTCTCTTATAGTGATGGAAAAAGAACCTTATATTCTGGTGAACAAGTCCACTGAAAAAAATACAGTCATAAAAAAGCTTAGAGAGGTAGAGGTATCCAATACAGAGGCCAACAGTGAAGAAACAGCTTCGTTGGTGCAGGCCCTTTATGAGCAGACAAAAGGAAAAATCTATTTGTTTTCTGATGAGAATATGTTTGTTCCTGATTTAGATATAGAATTTGTCAAAGTAGGTAAGAACTCTGATAATTGCGGGATTGTATTATTATCTCATTCAAAGGAAGAAGGGCAATTAGCTGTACTGGTAAGAGTAAAAAATTTTGGAAAGACACCTAGAAAAGTATCTGTGTCCCTTTATGGAGATGAAGAATTTATTGATGTAAAGGAAGCAGAACTTTCAGCGGATCAGGAATCAAATGTTTTTTTTGCAGGAGTTCCAAAGAATATAGAAATCTTAAAAGCTGAAATCGATTCAGATGATGTTTTAAAAACAGACAACATTATGTACGATGTGGTACAAGAAGATGTAAAGCAAAAAGTTTTACTCATTACAGAACAGAACATTTTTTTAGAACAGATGATGTCCATACTTCCCCAAGTGGAATTATATAAGGGCGATTTTGAAAACCAAGAAGTACCCAAGGGATATTATTTGTATATTTTTGATGGCAAAATGCCTTCTGTTCTGCCTGAGGACGGACATATACTGATCTTTAATCCTGAAGCGAACAATCCTTTGGTTCAAGTAGAAGGAGAGGTAGAAGTTGATCATATTTTGCCGTCGGGCAGCAGACTATTTGAATTTATAAAAGAAATGGATTTTGATATTGCTAAAGCCAAGAAAATGGTTCTTCCTGAATGGGGAGAAGAAATTCTTGGTTCTGATCAAACACCTTTAATTTTCTTTGGAGAATTACAGGAGCAAAAAGTTCTTATCTGCGGTTTTGACTTGCATGATACAGATTTACCGCTAAAAAAAGAATTTCCTATTTTTATATATAACATCATGCAGTGGTTCATTCCTTCTGAGGCCAATAATCTAAAAAACATCACTGCAGGAGATACCATTGAGTTTGATATATTGCCGGAAGCTCGGGAGGTCAATTTAGTAGATCCTAAAGGGAATATTGAGAAATTAGCGCCTCCTTTTCCGGTACAGCCTTATAAAAATATTGATGAATTGGGAATATATGTACTTGAACAGAAAGGTGAAAACAGAGATGTTTTTTACTCTTTTGCAGTCAATCCTCCAACAGAATTGGAATCTGATTTGGACAGGACTAATCAAGATAATGTCCAAGTTGGTAATAAAGCTTCTGAAGAAGAAAAGATTGCAAGAAATCGTAATTTAAAAAACATATTTATACTCTTAGTGTTGCTTTTGCTTGTCTTTGAATGGTGGTTATACATTCGAAGAGAAAAGAAAGTATTTCTTACAAGTATTCGATGTATCATTGCGATATTGCTTGTTTTCTCCTTGATGGGATTTGAAATCAGGAAGACGATCGATGCAACCACCACCATATTTGCCGTAGATCTATCCGATAGTTCTAAAGCATCTATAAAAGAGGCGGAGAATTTTATTCAGCAAGCCATTGCTTTCAAAAGTGATCACGATGAAGTTGGAATTGTGAGTTTTGGAGGCAATGCAGCAGTGGAAGTGAGCCCAAAGTCAGAACCAGTTTTTTCAGGATTTGATACGATTATTAATGCGCATTTTACAGATATTTCTCAGGGATTAAAGCTATCTTCTTCTCTTATTCCGGAAGAATCCAAAAAGCGGATTGTACTCATTTCAGATGGGCAAGAAAATCTGGGAGATGCATTAAGTCAAGCAAAAATCTTGGCAGGGCAGAATATAAAGGTGGATGTAGTTCCTGTCCAGAAGTCTGTTTCTGATGAAGTACAGATCACGGATTTAACACTTCCCCAGTATTTAAATCTGCATCAGGAATTTAGTGTTCAAATAAGGGTGGACAGCTTAGTCGATACTCAGGGAATTTTGAAAATATATAACGGAAAAAATTTAGTAGAGACTCAAAAGGTTAATATTCGAAAAGGACAAAATAGATTTGCTTTCTCCGACAAAGCTGAAGAAGGGGGAGGCAGAATTTATCGTGTTGAACTGGAAGCGGACAAAGACAGCATGAATGAAAATAATGTAGCTTATGGCTATACTAATGTGGAAGATATTCCCCATTTGCTTTTAATTGAGAAGGACCATAGCGGGGAAGAGATTAGAAAATTGTTGGAAGGGACAAAGGTTGAAATCAATGCAATTGAACCTTATCTTTCCCCTACCCAAATGGATGAATTGTCCCAGTATGATGGGGTTATTTTAGCCAATATCTCAGGGGATGACTTGGACGAAAAATTTCTGGGCAATTTAGAGTATTATGTGAGTCATTTGGGAGGAGGAGTAGTCGTAACCGGTGGAGAAAATGCTTACGCTCTGGGGAACTATTTTGATACTCCCTTGGAGACAATACTGCCGGTAGAAATGGAGTTAAAAGATAAAAACAATATTCCGGATATGGGACTTATGATTGTCACTGACAGGTCCGGAAGTATGGAAGAAGCCCCTTATGGTATCTCAAAACTGGAACTGGCAAAAGAAGCGGCTATTCGTGCAGCAGAAGTTCTGCACTCCTTTGATCAAATAGGAGTTATTGCATTTGATGATATGCCTCAAGAAATTGTAAAGTTTCAAAAAATAGATAATAATCTTGAAAGTATTAAGAATGATATTGCAAGTATTTCGCCTGGAGGAGGAACCAGTATTATTCCTGCCCTTAGAAAAGCCTATGAAACGCTTTACAGCGCAGATACTAAAGTTAAACATATTATTCTTCTTACAGACGGTCAGGCAGAAAGATCAGGATACAGCGAGCTCCTTGGACAAATGAAAGCATCAGGCATCACTTTATCCACAGTAGCTGTGGGAAGATCTTCTGATACAGTTTTATTGGAGGAATTGGCTCAAAATGGAGGAGGAAGATATTATTATACCGATGAGTTTTCTGATTTGCCTAAAATTTTTATGAAAGAAACGATGATGGCAGGAAAAACTTATATCAATACCGAAACTTTTTATCCAAAAGTAACAGGAATTTCTCCTATATTGAAGGATATAGAGGAATTGGCGCCACTTCATGGATATATTTCCACAACGCCTAAAAACCGTGCAGAAGTGATTTTAAAAAGCGAAAAGGATGATCCTGTTTTAGCTGTCTGGAGATACGGATTAGGTAAAACGGCTGTATGGACTTCGGATGTTCACAATCAGTGGAGTGCTGATTGGCTGTCCTCAGATTCTGGGGTTAGAATTATCAGAAATATGATTTCATGGGTTTTAAGGAAGCCAATGAGTGATACGATTAAAGTAGAGGGAAAAGTTATAGGTGATCAGATCGAACTAAGTGCAGAAGTCCAAAATTCAGATCTAACAGAAGAAATTGAAGTGAATGTTGTTAAACCGGATTTAACTCAAGAGACTCTGGTGCTTAAACCTACAGCTCCTGGCAAATACACTGGGAGATTTGATGGAAATGATTTGGGAGCTTATATGTTGAATTTCCAAATTAACAGGAATGGAGAAACAGAATCCATTCATACGGGAATCAATATATCTTATTCTTCAGAATACGATATTCGCAAAATCACTGCAGAAACTACTCTTTTAAGTAAAATTGCCCAGTTAACAGGGGGAAAGATTTTAACAGATGCAAAAGAAGTCTTTAAGCCTATAGAAGACTCGATTTATGGGAAAAAAGATATTACAGAGATCCTGCTTATTCTAAGTCTTTTACTATACCTTTTGGATATCGCCTATAGAAGAGTAGGTTTTATTCACAGTATAATAGACAATGGAATACTCTTGATTGCTAAAAAAATGAGAAATCGAAAAAAAGAATACAATAAGGAGAAAAGTCAGAAACAGGAACTAAAAAGGTCTAAAACGAAAAAGCCAAAGGTTAAAGAAAAACAAAAGTCTGTTACCCAAGAACAAATGAAAGAGAATACAAGTATGGTATTATTAAATCAAAAGAGAAAAAGATCAAAGAAGTAGATGGATCAAAAACTGTATTTGAATTCAGAGGTGAGGAGATTGGGCCATTTTGTAAACAGATGTGAAAGATATATGGATGACATTTTATTTGGCTGGGAAAAAAATATGATGGACCGAGAATATATCGATCAGCAAAATAGAATCATTGAAGCACCTTCAATTACAATAAAAAATGTTTTGATTGCTTTGGGATATTTTATTGATAATGAGAAAGAATCTTTTCTGAATCCATCAGATAAATGCAAGAAAATGATTAGGGATTTGGTTCTTCATATTGTGCAAAAGCATAGTCACAGAGGAACCAAAATTCATCATATTCAAGATAGGATTATTCTTTTAAAATATTCGATTATGGAAGTCATTACGAAATGGAAAGTTTTAGAAGAACATGAGTTAAAGTATGTGGGTGCTTTTTTTGATCATGTCATCAATCAGTTTACAGACATTGCTGTGAATGATTTCCAAACGGCTTTTGAAACATTAGCAAGGCCTATCTTAAATCTCAACAATTATGACGAATTATGTGGAGAAATCGTATCTAAAACCTGCTCACTGCTGCCACAGGATTACTGTTCTTTGGTTACTTTTTATAATGATACCCACAGTGTTCGGATTTCGGATTATACAGGAGAGTTATTCAGTGAACTGATGCACCCTATTGATTGGGAGTTGATTGATAAAGTCAGAAAAGAAAAGATTACGTATATGAAAACAGTCAGAAAAAAGGATAGATTACAGGATTGGGC
Encoded here:
- a CDS encoding VWA domain-containing protein gives rise to the protein MNFYNPWGFLGLIAIPIIILMYLLKQKYEEVKVPSVFLWEQALSYSQAYQPWQKLRKNLLLFIQLLAAALLVIALANPYLTGKWEKSGNYIFILDSSMSMQAEDEKPNRFENAKNQMEHIINSLEPNAEISLIVMEKEPYILVNKSTEKNTVIKKLREVEVSNTEANSEETASLVQALYEQTKGKIYLFSDENMFVPDLDIEFVKVGKNSDNCGIVLLSHSKEEGQLAVLVRVKNFGKTPRKVSVSLYGDEEFIDVKEAELSADQESNVFFAGVPKNIEILKAEIDSDDVLKTDNIMYDVVQEDVKQKVLLITEQNIFLEQMMSILPQVELYKGDFENQEVPKGYYLYIFDGKMPSVLPEDGHILIFNPEANNPLVQVEGEVEVDHILPSGSRLFEFIKEMDFDIAKAKKMVLPEWGEEILGSDQTPLIFFGELQEQKVLICGFDLHDTDLPLKKEFPIFIYNIMQWFIPSEANNLKNITAGDTIEFDILPEAREVNLVDPKGNIEKLAPPFPVQPYKNIDELGIYVLEQKGENRDVFYSFAVNPPTELESDLDRTNQDNVQVGNKASEEEKIARNRNLKNIFILLVLLLLVFEWWLYIRREKKVFLTSIRCIIAILLVFSLMGFEIRKTIDATTTIFAVDLSDSSKASIKEAENFIQQAIAFKSDHDEVGIVSFGGNAAVEVSPKSEPVFSGFDTIINAHFTDISQGLKLSSSLIPEESKKRIVLISDGQENLGDALSQAKILAGQNIKVDVVPVQKSVSDEVQITDLTLPQYLNLHQEFSVQIRVDSLVDTQGILKIYNGKNLVETQKVNIRKGQNRFAFSDKAEEGGGRIYRVELEADKDSMNENNVAYGYTNVEDIPHLLLIEKDHSGEEIRKLLEGTKVEINAIEPYLSPTQMDELSQYDGVILANISGDDLDEKFLGNLEYYVSHLGGGVVVTGGENAYALGNYFDTPLETILPVEMELKDKNNIPDMGLMIVTDRSGSMEEAPYGISKLELAKEAAIRAAEVLHSFDQIGVIAFDDMPQEIVKFQKIDNNLESIKNDIASISPGGGTSIIPALRKAYETLYSADTKVKHIILLTDGQAERSGYSELLGQMKASGITLSTVAVGRSSDTVLLEELAQNGGGRYYYTDEFSDLPKIFMKETMMAGKTYINTETFYPKVTGISPILKDIEELAPLHGYISTTPKNRAEVILKSEKDDPVLAVWRYGLGKTAVWTSDVHNQWSADWLSSDSGVRIIRNMISWVLRKPMSDTIKVEGKVIGDQIELSAEVQNSDLTEEIEVNVVKPDLTQETLVLKPTAPGKYTGRFDGNDLGAYMLNFQINRNGETESIHTGINISYSSEYDIRKITAETTLLSKIAQLTGGKILTDAKEVFKPIEDSIYGKKDITEILLILSLLLYLLDIAYRRVGFIHSIIDNGILLIAKKMRNRKKEYNKEKSQKQELKRSKTKKPKVKEKQKSVTQEQMKENTSMVLLNQKRKRSKK